The following proteins are co-located in the Apium graveolens cultivar Ventura chromosome 5, ASM990537v1, whole genome shotgun sequence genome:
- the LOC141659793 gene encoding uncharacterized protein LOC141659793 → MDRLTWIYKIPRVSHAYVNGVNEFIACAVENLRKKQIEHGKEDRITCPYRDCYNLKKYPNIDTVREHLFLRGFMEDYTKWICHGQGIHTSKTETSSKIYETYGDSMPRNEENDPENDRVEEMIQDVEKILVHQPEVLENLVDDSKKPLYHGCNVQFTRLSTTLKLCKLKVKNGWSDKSFTEMLKHLAEMLPAKNELPTSTYEAKKILCPMGMNVKKIHACPNDCVVFRKEHEHLHTCPKCGASRYKRDGNNSSINDKRPPVKVLRYLPIVERFRRLFPNSNDTKLVRWHVEGRKSDGMLRHPADSPQWRTIDEAGNNIDVYLQPLIEDLKLLWDQGYTIKGAKACPIYEDATIDLRLKNCKKNVYMGHRTFLPLTHPYRKRKNDFDGTIKTRVAHFPLTGKEVFERVKDIDVVLGKLIIGTLLNIPGKTNDGMKARLDLQELGVRAELAPQQSGKRAYLPPACYTLSRKDKISFCECLSSVKVPSGYSSNPKNLVSMKDLKFLGLKSHDCHILMQHLLPLTIRGILPWHVRVVITKLCFFFNVICSKVIDPLTLDKLQADIIVTLCEFEMYFLHSFFDIMVHLVTHLVREIKICGPLYVHQMYPFKRFLCILKAYVRNRRHPKASIVEGYSVEETIEFCTDYLASTDPVGIPRSRHEGRLDGQGTVGHKMITLGAEMLDRSHLFVLQHMTEVNPYLQEHILEIR, encoded by the exons ATGGATCGTCTCACGTGGATATATAAAATACCACGGGTCTCGCATGCCTATGTTAATGGTGTTAATGAGTTCATTGCATGTGCGGTAGAAAATCTAAGGAAGAAACAGATCGAACATGGAAAAGAAGACAGGATCACATGTCCATATCGTGATTGTTATAATCTAAAAAAGTATCCTAATATTGACACTGTTCGTGAGCATTTATTTCTCCGTGGTTTCATGGAAGATTATACTAAGTGGATTTGTCATGGGCAGGGAATACATACTAGCAAGACTGAGACTTCTAGCAAAATTTATGAAACTTATGGAGACAGTATGCCTCGTAATGAAGAAAATGATCCTGAAAATGATAGGGTTGAAGAGATGATCCAAGATGTTGAAAAAATCCTAGTGCACCAACCAGAAGTTCTGGAGAACTTGGTTGATGATTCTAAAAAACCTCTCTATCATGGGTGCAATGTTCAATTTACTAGGTTATCAACAACCTTGAAGTTGTGTAAACTCAAAGTAAAAAATGGTTGGAGTGACAAGAGTTTCACTGAAATGCTCAAACATTTAGCAGAAATGCTTCCTGCAAAAAATGAGCTTCCCACTTCCACATACGAGGCGAAGAAGATATTGTGTCCAATGGGTATGAATGTAAAGAAGATACATGCTTGTCCAAATGATTGTGTGGTCTTTCGCAAGGAGCATGAACATTTACACACATGTCCAAAGTGTGGAGCCTCCCGATATAAGCGGGATGGAAATAATTCTTCTATTAATGACAAGAGGCCTCCTGTCAAGGTGTTGCGCTACTTACCCATAGTGGAACGATTCAGACGTCTCTTTCCAAATTCCAATGATACAAAGCTTGTAAGGTGGCACGTGGAAGGGAGAAAATCAGATGGAATGCTCCGACACCCGGCTGACTCTCCGCAATGGAGAACCATTGATG AAGCTGGAAATAATATAGATGTTTATCTTCAGCCACTTATTGAGGATTTAAAGTTATTGTGGGATCAAG GTTACACGATTAAAGGAGCTAAAGCATGTCCAATTTATGAAGATGCTACGATTGATCTTCGTCTGAAGAACTGCAAAAAAAATGTATATATGGGTCATCGCACGTTTCTTCCACTTACTCACCCTTATCGTAAGAGGAAAAACGATTTTGATGGGACTATCAAGACTCGAGTGGCTCATTTTCCTTTAACCGGGAAGGAGGTCTTTGAACGAGTTAAAGACATTGATGTTGTTCTTGGGAAGCT CATTATTGGGACACTACTGAATATACCTGGTAAGACGAATGATGGGATGAAAGCCAGGCTAGACTTGCAAGAGCTGGGTGTACGAGCTGAGTTAGCACCACAACAATCTGGTAAACGTGCGTATCTACCTCCCGCTTGTTACACTTTGTCCAGGAAAGACAAAATAAGCTTTTGTGAGTGTTTATCAAGTGTCAAAGTTCCATCTGGATATTCCTCAAATCCAAAAAACCTTGTCTCAATGAAAGACTTGAAGTTTCTAGGTTTGAAGTCACATGATTGTCACATACTAATGCAACATCTTCTACCGCTTACAATTCGAGGCATATTGCCGTGGCACGTGAGAGTGGTTATCACGAAATTGTGCTTCTTCTTTAATGTTATATGTAGCAAGGTCATCGATCCTTTGACTTTGGATAAATTGCAAGCTGATATTATAGTCACACTTTGTGAATTTGAAATGTATTTCCTACATTCATTCTTCGACATTATGGTGCATTTAGTGACTCATCTTGTGAGAGAGATAAAAATTTGTGGTCCTTTGTATGTGCATCAAATGTATCCTTTCAAGAGGTTTCTGTGCATTTTAAAAGCATATGTGAGAAATCGGCGTCATCCTAAAGCAAGCATAGTTGAAGGGTATTCGGTTGAAGAGACTATTGAATTTTGCACGGACTATCTAGCATCTACCGATCCAGTTGGAATTCCGAGATCTCGTCATGAAGGTAGACTTGACGGTCAGGGTACAGTAGGACATAAAATGATCACTCTCGGTGCTGAAATGCTTGATAGATCCCATCTCTTTGTTCTACAACACATGACAGAAGTTAATCCTTACTTACAAGAGCACATACTGGAGATTCGATGA